A stretch of DNA from Methanolinea mesophila:
CCGCCTCGGGCTGGATCTCGACCTTCATGAACTCCTTGCCATTGTAGATCTCGACCTCTCTTCCCACCATCTCCGGGAGAATGAGCATGCTCCGGATATGGGTCCTGATCTTGTGTTCGCCTTCCCTGAACTGGGAAAGCAGCTGCTCTTCATTCCGGGAGAAACCCCGGATCATCTTTCGGCGGGCCCGGCTCGGCATTACGGCCATAAGTTCTTCCCTGCCCATATTGCGCAGGTCTTCAAGCCTGAACCCGTGATAGGTGAATTCCTCACGCCGTCGCGGCAGTCTCTTCTGTGTCTTCTTCGCCATAAGCCACCCTACCTCTTGCCTCGCCCGGTCTTACGGGCCGCAACATGCCCGACAACCCTTCCGGGGGATGTCCCCCTGGCAACAGTCTTAGGCCTGCCCGGATGCTGGTGACCTCCCCCGCCGAACGGGTGGTCGATCACGTTCATGGCCACTCCACGGACTCGTGGCCAGTTGGATGCGGTGTTGCGCATCTTGTGGTACTTGTTCCCGGCCTTCACGAAGGGTTTCTCTCCGCGCCCTCCGCCGGCTACAATCCCGATAGTTGCCCTGCAGCGGGCGTTGAACCACTTGGTCTGGCCGCTCGGCATCTGCACACCGACGCGGTCGCCGGTCTTGTCGACGACCACTGCCTGGACCCCGCTGGCACGGACGAATTTTCCTCCGTCATTGGGCCTGGCCTCGATATTGCAGATATACGCCCCGGTGGGGATTGCACCGAGCGGAAGGGTGTTCCCGTTCTTTACCTCTGACCCGGGCCCCCAGGAGACCTGGTCCGAAAGTCCGATCCCTTCGGTGACCAGCATGTATATCTTCTGTCCGTCCTCGAGCCGGACAAGGGCAATCGGGGTGTGACGGGCCGGGTCGTGCTCGATGTCGATCACCGTACCCTTCACCATCTCGTCCCCGCTCCCTACGTGTCTGAGTGCGGCCTTGTACCGGTGGGAAGGAGCCCTGTACGTTGGACCTCCTTTACCCCTGCTTTGTGTTGTAATTCTATGTCCCATGGCTCACACCTACATTATGCCCAGCCGGCTGAGAACCTCTTCAGCGGCCTTTTCGTTCGTAAAGCTGATGATCGCCTTTTTCTCTCCCTTCGCGGTCATGACGGTCCTGACGCTCTTGACTTCCTGGCCGAAGGACCGCGTGATCTCCTTTGCGATCTGGCTCTTGGTCGCTTCCTTGTCGACCAGGAACTGGAGTTTATTCTGGGATTCGAGCATCATCATCGCTTTTTCCGTAACAAACGGATATTTCAGGACCATTTCACTTCCCTCCCAGTTTCAGAAGCGCACTTTCCGTCCAGATCGTCAGGCGTCCTGCCTGGGTTCCGGGCGCAAGGTGCTCGGTATTCAACTGGCCGACGGTGACCGCATCCACTCCCGCCAGATTCTTCGCGGCCCGGAGCGGCTGGTCTGCGGTGACGATCAGCAGGCTCTTCCGCTGCTTGAATCTCCGGCCACGGAGCTTGCCCCTCCCGGCACGGACCTTGCGGCTGACCTTGGAACGTTCCACATCGGCAAAGACTCCTGCCGCGGTCAGGGCGTTGATCACTTCGGTTGTCTTGGAGAGCTCTTCGAAACGGTCTTCGAAGATTACCGGCACCTGACCCTCATAGCGGTGACCCCTGGCCTGGATCAGGTCTTCCCTGATGCTTGCCGCCACTGCGGAACGGAGCGCCTTCTGCTTCTCCTTCTTGTTGATATTCCGGATGAGGACCTTCTCCACCTTCGGGGGGTGGGCCTGTCGTCCTCCCTTTGCCTGGGGGACTTTCGCCGCCCGGGAGCTGTTCTTCAACCTGGGGACGTGCGAAACGCCTCTTCCGCTCCCCCACCCTACCGCGGAATGGTTAATCCCGGCATAAGGGTAGGTTCCGTGTGGCTGGCGCCTGGTGCTCTGGAGTGCCAGCACGGCCTTCTTGATCAGGTCGGGGCGGTATTCTTCCGAGAACACCTCAGGGAGCTCCATTTCCTTCGCAACCGACCCGTCCAGTGCTCGTACCTGTACATTCATTGCATCCTCACCCCTGCTTGCTCTGCATGCTCACGTACTCGATCGTGGGCTGCCGTGCGACGTGTTCACCCTGCCGGACTCCGGGCCTGATCCTGATAAGCCGCTTGATCGGTCCGGGAATGGATCCCTTTACCAGCACGTAGGAGTTACGCACAAGTCCGTAGTTGATGAAACCGCCGGCGGGGGTGATCTCGTCACCATTCTCTCCGACTTTCAGGATGCGCTTGTTGAACTCCGTTCTCTGCTGGTAACCCATCTGTCCCGTCTGGGGGACCTGCCACCGGATGTGGTGGGGGGTCCAGGGACCGAGCGTGCCGACGTGGCGTTTCTTACCGCCGCGGGAGTGCTTCCGCTTGCGGACCGCAACTCCCCAGCGTTTTACAGGGCCCTGGGTCCCCTTGCCGGTCGTGACCGCGGTGATGTCCGCGTAGGTTCCCGTCTGGATCGTGTTGCCAAAGGATACCTCGTTCCCGAGCACCCCCAGTGCAAACTCGAACTGCTGGTCAACGGTCCCACCGCCGACGCGTATCTCCATCAGATCGGGGACCTTCTTGGGAACCCCTGTGATCTTCTCCGGCTGGGTGTGCATCAGGGCATAGACCTCTGCGACCTTTCCGGCTGATAACGCATCCGTGATTGCCTGCTTTGCCTTCGCGCTGTCGTATTTCCGGGGCATGCAGATACGTCCCGCAAGCGCCGGGTCGAGGTTGTCGGCCCACAGTTCGGTCAGCGGGTGTTTTCCATAGGTGTCGCGGGAATACACACGGATCGCGGCAACCTTCATGGCGGGAATCTCCACCACGGTCACGGGGACCATGATATCTTTCCCTTCCGTGGGGCTGTTCTTGTGATCATCGACCATGATCACGTGGGTCATCCCCACCTTGTACCCTGCAAAGCCCTGAAGCATCGGGGCCCCGGAAATCTCCTGCCAGGACTGGTACTTCGGCACCTGGCTTTTGGCTCGTTTCCGGGGGCTGAATGCAAGGGATCCCCTTCGTGGCCTGTTTATTTTCGGCATGTTCCAATCATCCTTCTGATTGCTCGTCCGGATCCGCCGGGATATCATATATCCCCGGATCCTGTCTTTTCGAACTACCGGAACGAATGTTCCGGCTGAACCGAGCGTGAGTGGTCCCCGGTCGGGGGTCGAGCGACCCGCGAAGAACGAAAATGAAAGCGCGGGGTCCTTATCGGACCCGGGCTGCCGCACGGGACAGCCAGGGTCTTCTCCCCGCATGCTCCATTCCGATTCCTTCCATGGAATCTTCTGGTCAATTATGCCAGACTACCGGTCTCGCGAATAGATCCTGATTTATCACGCGTATTTCCTCTCGGAAACGCGGGCTCGTACCGTGAAGGTTTACGTCCACCCTTGCGTGATGTCAGATCCACCATGTCAGCCCGTTGTGAGTATGTCCCACAACTCCGTCTCGGCAGCCTCCTCCCAAGAGGAGGCTGTGCCGCTATGAAACCCGGGTCGGAGGTGCTGTCCCGCGCAGGTGCTTCCAGGAAGGAAATTCATCCATTTCTCCTTCCGAAGAAGCATCGGGGCGATACAGGATATCCCACGTAACCCCGGCCTCATATAGGCTTCCATAGAAATAGACGATATTTAAATATAAACCTATGTAAGCATCCGGGAAAATATCGGGAATTGCATGAACCCGGGGCAGGGTTCAGCCGAAATAGAGGTCCCCTTCCTCGTTGATATACACTTCAATATTTTCCCTGATGTGGCGCGCTTTAAAGCGTTCCGGGGACGATTCCCTGAGTTTGTTGATCAGGGAGATCGTGTCATACTTCACCTTTATACCCAGTTTCGCGGCTTCACGGTAGATAAACGGCGCAACCTCGAGCAGATCGGATCCCGCGGGTATTGTGCAGAGATGCGTGGCATCAAGCGTATAGAGAAAGTCAAGGGTTTCCTTTGCCCTCCTGATGTTCTCCATTGCGGACTTCTCGATCGTACACACGTTCGCTTTGGACGTGTCGATTATATCCGCTATCTGTTGTTGTGTCAGACCCTGCTTTCTGTACCTGAGCACCTCCTTCTGGCGATCAGTGAGCAGCCCTTCCTTCATTATTACCCTTTAGGCATGGTAAACTTAAACACTTTTCGTTAACTTCGGGCGTACACGCCCCGGCTACTCCCTGCGTGCCATGGCGTCCCGGTGTAATCTATCGGAATCCAAAAAGACGTGAAAATGCAATGAAATTTAAAATGTGAAGAGGATTTCAAAATATTTATATGTGCACGTGCGAATAGTTGACTGTTATACCCAAAAATTTTGAGGTGTACTATGGTAGTTAAAGTTGGAGTAGCTAAATTAGGCAATATTGCAAGCGGTGTCATGGCAGAACTGCTGCTTGACGAGAGAGCTGACCGTGAGGACATGCAGACCTTCATGGCGACCAGCGGCACGAAGCTGCAGCCCGAAGACATCGACCGGGTCGTCAACAACATGATCGCCTGGAAACCTGACTTCGCAATCGTGGTCTCCCCGAACGGAGTCCTTCCCGGACCCACCGGCGCCCGGGAGCGCCTTGCCGCGTCCGGCATCCCCTGCGTAGTCATCACCGACGACGTGACCACCAAGAAGGAGTGGGAGCAGATCAAGGAGAGCAAGTTCGGGTACATCATCATGAAGGCCGACGCCATGATCGGTGCACGCCGGGAATTCCTTGACCCCGTCGAGATGGCAGACTACAACGGGAACCTCGTAAAGGTCCTTGCTCTGACAGGAGCCTTCAGGAAGCTGCAGGCCGCCCTCGACCAGGTCATCGACCAGGTGAAGGCCGGAAAGAAGGGAGCCGACCTGGTGCTGCCGAAGATCGTCATGACTTCGGACAAGGCGGTAGACGGAGAGTTTTCCAACCCCTACGCAATGGCAAAGGCACGGGCTGCCTATGAGATCGCCCAGTCAGTTGCGATGGTCAACGTGAAGGGCTGCTTCATGACCAAGGAATGGGAGAAGTATATTCCCATCGTCACCAGCGCCCACGAGATGATGCGGGCAGCAGCGGTCCTCTGCGATGAGGCCCGGGAGATCGAGAAGGCCGGCGATGGCGTGGTCCGCAAGCCCCACAAGAAGGACGGCGTGATCGTTGCCAAGACCAAGCTGATCAGCAAGCCCGAATAAAACGGGAAAAAAATATTATCCTATTTTTCGAAAATTCGATCCCAGTTCTTCCGGGAGCGTAAGGATCACCGGTTCGAGATGGAGCCGTTCCATGAATGCGGTGTCCGCGAGCGACATTCCATTCGGATTGATCCTCGATATCATCGAGGAAAATGCCCGGAAACTTCCATCGCCCCGATGAGAATCGAAGAACACCGACATATTAATGGAGTGCGTGCCCTGCGTCCGGAAGTATTCGAGCACCCTGATTATCCCCTCGGCGAACTCTACGACATATGATTCGAAATCTACGAGAGAGGCAACCGGCAATATCCCGCGAACCTCCCGTTCGCCCTGCGGGACAGCCGATGCCAGCCAGGTAATCTCGTCCCCGAAGAGGTACCGTTCCGAGTCCTTTTCACCTTCGACCAGATCTTCCCAGTAGCAGCGCCCTGTCCTGACCCTGTACCGCGTGGAGCCGAGAAGATATTTCTCTGCAAGGACGGTGGGGCGTCTGTCCACCAGGCCCTGCAGGTGCGGATGGGCGATGCTCGCCCCTGCCGAGGGGAGGTAGTTCCAGTTTATACTCGGGTAGCCCCTTGCATCGGAAAGCGATCTCACCTGGCCGGTCAATGCGTCGGCGAGCTGGCGGACCGTGAAACGATCGACAAGGTGGTCACGAGTGATGACGGTAACCGTGTGCCATTCCGCGAACGGGAACAGGTTTGGAAACGTGACACTCTCCCCCACGAATATCCGTTCCCCGTTTGGGAAGGTCGGGGTGGCGGTGAGGATCTGATCTTTGCAGAACGGACACCCTGCCTGGACGGGTGGGGGAACATAGGGCGCGTCGAGACCTCGCTTCAGGCGCCCGGGGGAGATCTTGCACCGGAGACCGGTGAGGTGATCTTCCCTGAACTGGAGCACACCTTCGGAGTTCCTTATCTCTGTAATCGAAAACATCAATTACTCAAATAGATGGGTGGATCCCACAGGATAAAAGCAGTTTTGGAAAAATAGAGGGATCCGAATTCGGGCCCTCTTGGTCTTATACGACGTACTTGCCCAGCAGGCGGATGGAGTTGATCATGTCGGGGCCCAGCGGGGATCCGAAGATGATCTGGGTGACTCCTGCCTTGGCAAGGTCTTCGCACTTCTGCTTTACCGTGTCGGGGGTTCCCGCAATGGTGAAGGCATCGACGGTCTTGTCGTCGACGTTCTCCCCGGCAGTCTTGAAGTCGAACTTTGCCAGGGCGGCCTTGATGTTCGCCACCTTTGCGGCGTCGAGGCCGTGGCGTGCGATCAGGTCGGGTGGAGACCCGGCTGCGATGAATGCCGCAACGATCTTTGCCGCGTTCCTTGCCT
This window harbors:
- a CDS encoding 30S ribosomal protein S19; this translates as MAKKTQKRLPRRREEFTYHGFRLEDLRNMGREELMAVMPSRARRKMIRGFSRNEEQLLSQFREGEHKIRTHIRSMLILPEMVGREVEIYNGKEFMKVEIQPEAVFHYLGEFALTRRKVAHGSAGIGATRSSKYVPLK
- a CDS encoding 50S ribosomal protein L2, with product MGHRITTQSRGKGGPTYRAPSHRYKAALRHVGSGDEMVKGTVIDIEHDPARHTPIALVRLEDGQKIYMLVTEGIGLSDQVSWGPGSEVKNGNTLPLGAIPTGAYICNIEARPNDGGKFVRASGVQAVVVDKTGDRVGVQMPSGQTKWFNARCRATIGIVAGGGRGEKPFVKAGNKYHKMRNTASNWPRVRGVAMNVIDHPFGGGGHQHPGRPKTVARGTSPGRVVGHVAARKTGRGKR
- a CDS encoding 50S ribosomal protein L23, yielding MVLKYPFVTEKAMMMLESQNKLQFLVDKEATKSQIAKEITRSFGQEVKSVRTVMTAKGEKKAIISFTNEKAAEEVLSRLGIM
- the rpl4p gene encoding 50S ribosomal protein L4; translated protein: MNVQVRALDGSVAKEMELPEVFSEEYRPDLIKKAVLALQSTRRQPHGTYPYAGINHSAVGWGSGRGVSHVPRLKNSSRAAKVPQAKGGRQAHPPKVEKVLIRNINKKEKQKALRSAVAASIREDLIQARGHRYEGQVPVIFEDRFEELSKTTEVINALTAAGVFADVERSKVSRKVRAGRGKLRGRRFKQRKSLLIVTADQPLRAAKNLAGVDAVTVGQLNTEHLAPGTQAGRLTIWTESALLKLGGK
- a CDS encoding 50S ribosomal protein L3, coding for MPKINRPRRGSLAFSPRKRAKSQVPKYQSWQEISGAPMLQGFAGYKVGMTHVIMVDDHKNSPTEGKDIMVPVTVVEIPAMKVAAIRVYSRDTYGKHPLTELWADNLDPALAGRICMPRKYDSAKAKQAITDALSAGKVAEVYALMHTQPEKITGVPKKVPDLMEIRVGGGTVDQQFEFALGVLGNEVSFGNTIQTGTYADITAVTTGKGTQGPVKRWGVAVRKRKHSRGGKKRHVGTLGPWTPHHIRWQVPQTGQMGYQQRTEFNKRILKVGENGDEITPAGGFINYGLVRNSYVLVKGSIPGPIKRLIRIRPGVRQGEHVARQPTIEYVSMQSKQG
- a CDS encoding Tfx family DNA-binding protein → MKEGLLTDRQKEVLRYRKQGLTQQQIADIIDTSKANVCTIEKSAMENIRRAKETLDFLYTLDATHLCTIPAGSDLLEVAPFIYREAAKLGIKVKYDTISLINKLRESSPERFKARHIRENIEVYINEEGDLYFG
- a CDS encoding F420-dependent methylenetetrahydromethanopterin dehydrogenase yields the protein MVVKVGVAKLGNIASGVMAELLLDERADREDMQTFMATSGTKLQPEDIDRVVNNMIAWKPDFAIVVSPNGVLPGPTGARERLAASGIPCVVITDDVTTKKEWEQIKESKFGYIIMKADAMIGARREFLDPVEMADYNGNLVKVLALTGAFRKLQAALDQVIDQVKAGKKGADLVLPKIVMTSDKAVDGEFSNPYAMAKARAAYEIAQSVAMVNVKGCFMTKEWEKYIPIVTSAHEMMRAAAVLCDEAREIEKAGDGVVRKPHKKDGVIVAKTKLISKPE
- a CDS encoding galactose-1-phosphate uridylyltransferase — encoded protein: MFSITEIRNSEGVLQFREDHLTGLRCKISPGRLKRGLDAPYVPPPVQAGCPFCKDQILTATPTFPNGERIFVGESVTFPNLFPFAEWHTVTVITRDHLVDRFTVRQLADALTGQVRSLSDARGYPSINWNYLPSAGASIAHPHLQGLVDRRPTVLAEKYLLGSTRYRVRTGRCYWEDLVEGEKDSERYLFGDEITWLASAVPQGEREVRGILPVASLVDFESYVVEFAEGIIRVLEYFRTQGTHSINMSVFFDSHRGDGSFRAFSSMISRINPNGMSLADTAFMERLHLEPVILTLPEELGSNFRKIG